Proteins from a genomic interval of Musa acuminata AAA Group cultivar baxijiao chromosome BXJ1-9, Cavendish_Baxijiao_AAA, whole genome shotgun sequence:
- the LOC103998205 gene encoding serine/threonine-protein kinase-like protein At5g23170 produces MREFSYEDIEAATKSFASEQLIGKGSHGSVYRGRLTDGRIVAVKKPSRLLNDDKLSNEIDMLASVKNSGVVDLVGVSRSPTGGPLLVMEFMHRGSLHDLLHSSSNSPAWPRRFAMALQLARAVLSLHEAAPAIIHRDIKSANVLLDSRWNAKLADFSIAVRRDDRMQPLDSPIPAGTIGYLDPCYDESGELGPRNDVFSFGVVLLELVSCRKAMDMERDPSSIVSWALPILRANRLAEVCDGRVALPGRMKRPIRRMLSIAEKCVSEKVEGRPLMGEVVRELQGVVEDVMPWPILGSVRSKVSEGVHKSVRAWRRWVEKRVNTGKSVVCKNYLLDDGGADECGDDEHGKRLLMFSAEK; encoded by the coding sequence atgagggAGTTCAGCTACGAGGACATCGAAGCTGCCACCAAAAGCTTCGCTTCCGAGCAGTTGATCGGGAAGGGAAGCCATGGAAGCGTCTACAGAGGCAGGCTAACCGACGGACGGATCGTGGCGGTGAAGAAGCCATCACGACTTTTGAACGACGACAAACTCAGCAATGAGATCGACATGCTCGCCTCCGTCAAGAATTCGGGCGTCGTCGATCTTGTAGGCGTCAGCCGAAGCCCAACCGGCGGTCCGCTGCTCGTCATGGAGTTCATGCACCGCGGCTCCCTCCATGACCTCCTCCACTCGTCTTCCAACTCCCCTGCGTGGCCTCGCCGCTTCGCCATGGCACTCCAGCTCGCCCGCGCCGTCCTCTCCCTCCACGAGGCCGCGCCGGCGATCATCCACCGCGACATCAAGTCCGCCAACGTGTTGCTGGACAGCAGGTGGAACGCGAAGCTGGCCGACTTCAGCATCGCGGTTCGAAGAGACGACCGCATGCAGCCACTCGACTCACCGATTCCGGCGGGCACCATCGGTTACTTGGATCCGTGCTACGACGAGTCGGGCGAGTTAGGCCCCAGGAACGACGTGTTCAGCTTCGGGGTGGTGTTGTTGGAGCTCGTCAGCTGCAGGAAGGCGATGGACATGGAGCGCGATCCATCCTCCATCGTCTCGTGGGCTCTGCCGATTCTGAGAGCAAACCGGCTTGCGGAAGTCTGCGACGGGAGAGTAGCGTTGCCGGGCCGCATGAAGAGGCCAATCCGTCGGATGCTAAGCATAGCCGAGAAGTGTGTCTCGGAGAAGGTGGAGGGGAGGCCTTTGATGGGGGAGGTTGTGAGGGAGCTGCAAGGGGTGGTGGAAGACGTGATGCCATGGCCAATCTTGGGTTCTGTGAGGAGCAAGGTCTCCGAGGGAGTCCATAAAAGTGTTCGAGCTTGGAGGAGGTGGGTCGAGAAGAGGGTCAACACAGGGAAGAGTGTTGTGTGCAAGAATTACCTGCTTGATGATGGTGGGGCTGATGAGTGTGGTGATGATGAGCATGGCAAGCGCTTGTTGATGTTTTCAGCTGAGAAGTAG